From Pelotomaculum schinkii, the proteins below share one genomic window:
- a CDS encoding IS91 family transposase: MIEVQDIFREHGDEYLRQHPLNTVQIKAYRAILNCRTHALGGHIDTCDQCGHQRISYNSCRNRHCPKCQMLAKEQWIESQERCLLNIGYFHVVFTVPNELYMVFRQNQETMYTLFFKAVSETLLELGQNPKYLGAKLGVTAILHTWGQNLLYHPHIHCVVPGGGLTSAGHWKNSRKKFFIPVKVLSKKFRGKFLALMRAAQLRFDESTNKLNSSREYALFLQDLYNKDWVTYCKPPFGNTGKVIQYLSRYTHRVAISNNRILALQDDKVTFSWRDYADHNKVKQMTITAEEFIRRFMLHVLPRGFRKIRHYGLLASGGKTKRIQLCRQLTNTPFSIFSKPRSLFEILIDKFNDTFRKCPCCRIGMMIRASPLP, from the coding sequence ATGATTGAAGTGCAGGACATCTTTCGGGAACATGGCGATGAATACTTGCGCCAGCATCCGCTTAATACCGTTCAAATAAAGGCATATCGCGCTATCTTGAACTGCCGGACTCATGCTTTGGGCGGGCATATAGATACATGTGACCAATGTGGCCATCAACGTATCTCTTATAATTCCTGCCGAAACAGACATTGCCCCAAATGCCAAATGCTTGCCAAAGAACAATGGATCGAAAGCCAGGAACGTTGCCTGCTTAACATTGGCTATTTCCATGTCGTGTTTACGGTGCCGAACGAATTGTATATGGTATTCCGGCAGAACCAGGAAACGATGTACACTTTATTCTTCAAAGCTGTCTCGGAAACCTTGTTAGAGTTAGGCCAAAATCCAAAATATCTCGGCGCCAAACTCGGAGTAACCGCAATTCTCCACACATGGGGGCAGAACCTTCTGTATCATCCCCACATCCATTGTGTTGTACCGGGCGGCGGGTTGACCAGCGCCGGTCATTGGAAAAACTCGCGCAAGAAGTTCTTCATTCCGGTTAAGGTATTGTCCAAGAAATTCCGGGGGAAATTTCTCGCTCTCATGCGTGCGGCTCAATTACGCTTCGATGAATCTACGAACAAACTCAATAGTTCGAGAGAATATGCCCTCTTTCTGCAGGATTTGTATAACAAGGACTGGGTAACCTATTGCAAACCGCCCTTCGGCAATACCGGCAAGGTGATTCAATATTTAAGCCGCTACACACATCGCGTGGCTATTTCCAACAATCGGATTCTGGCGCTTCAAGATGATAAAGTCACATTTAGTTGGCGGGACTATGCCGACCATAACAAGGTCAAGCAGATGACTATTACAGCCGAAGAATTTATCCGCCGCTTTATGCTCCATGTACTGCCTCGAGGATTCCGGAAGATACGACACTACGGACTTTTGGCTTCCGGAGGGAAAACCAAACGGATACAGTTATGCCGGCAACTTACGAATACACCTTTTAGCATATTCTCTAAGCCGCGTTCATTATTCGAAATCCTCATTGACAAGTTCAATGATACATTTCGTAAATGTCCCTGCTGCAGAATAGGAATGATGATACGCGCATCTCCTCTTCCGTAA
- a CDS encoding ABC transporter permease — MENQQMKNRHIINKGLLIPILFTLLLPPVCSLILGYEFSGQRVTHVPTAIVDHDNSTLSRNLTDKISLNDAFDIKYFGQENDVVKKLIESGEIATGIIIPKNFSSDMLNGQAPEILVIYDGTQMAMAGAVKTGISEVLGTIRSGYLLQVMQGKLNLTPAEAQNYIQPIAYTTRILGNPAKSTPTFILQGILVNIVQVAVFLLGIEMFDKKNKRFSAYFKKGIFCGLAGTLSAVGTLWIHINLFKSPFNGSAIPVLVLTVLNMTGMANIGILLSLLTKEKQLAVEFATLIMATLLLAGYTFPVVAMTDLFQKVSKFIPISYYVIPLRDVTLLGTTLQQVLPDIYWLLKFMLYTWLGILFACKFGELRSLISSFISTRRGKEAKEV; from the coding sequence TTGGAGAATCAGCAAATGAAGAACAGGCATATAATCAACAAGGGTCTTTTGATACCCATTCTATTTACCCTGCTGCTCCCTCCAGTTTGCAGTTTAATATTAGGATATGAATTCAGCGGTCAGCGAGTCACCCATGTTCCTACCGCCATTGTAGATCATGACAATTCTACATTAAGCAGGAACTTAACCGATAAAATCAGTTTAAATGATGCTTTTGACATCAAGTACTTCGGCCAAGAAAACGATGTCGTAAAAAAATTGATTGAATCTGGAGAGATTGCAACAGGCATCATCATACCCAAAAACTTTTCTTCGGATATGCTTAACGGACAAGCACCCGAGATTTTAGTCATATATGACGGCACCCAAATGGCAATGGCAGGGGCTGTAAAAACAGGAATTTCTGAAGTGTTGGGAACAATCAGAAGCGGCTATCTTTTGCAGGTAATGCAGGGGAAACTGAACTTAACACCGGCGGAAGCACAAAACTATATTCAACCAATTGCCTATACGACCAGAATTCTCGGTAATCCTGCTAAAAGTACGCCTACTTTTATCCTGCAGGGAATCCTGGTAAATATTGTGCAGGTTGCAGTTTTCCTTCTCGGCATAGAAATGTTCGACAAAAAAAATAAAAGATTTTCGGCCTATTTCAAAAAAGGGATTTTCTGTGGTTTGGCAGGTACGCTATCAGCCGTGGGTACCCTATGGATTCACATAAATTTGTTTAAAAGTCCCTTTAACGGCAGCGCAATTCCGGTACTGGTATTGACTGTGCTCAACATGACCGGCATGGCCAATATTGGTATTTTGCTCAGCCTGCTTACAAAAGAAAAGCAACTCGCAGTAGAATTTGCAACGCTGATCATGGCCACATTACTCCTTGCCGGATACACATTTCCTGTCGTTGCGATGACGGATCTTTTTCAGAAGGTATCTAAATTTATCCCTATTTCCTATTACGTGATTCCCCTGAGAGATGTGACCTTGCTGGGAACAACGTTACAGCAAGTATTACCGGACATCTATTGGCTGCTAAAATTCATGCTGTATACCTGGTTGGGTATTCTGTTCGCATGTAAATTTGGTGAATTGCGCAGCCTGATCAGCAGTTTTATTTCGACGCGCCGGGGAAAAGAGGCAAAAGAAGTATGA
- a CDS encoding tyrosine-type recombinase/integrase yields MMTNRQALQRLKADIQLRGLSRNTLDSYTTHVGIFLNHFKKPIEKLNEMDVRSFLGHLIVEKKLSPGTVNVYSASIRFFFAVTLNRTMNYLQIPRLKRPKKLPEILTRNEVAELISQTTNAKHKALLLMAYGSGLRVSELASLKTTDIDSASMRVLVRGGKGQKDRYTLLPESALFALRDYWRKYRPKSSDGYIFPGIKNVGHITTSAVARAIKEALAKTAIQKSVSPHTLRHCFATHLLEDGLSLLQIKALLGHASISSTTIYLHLANTTNGITSPADNMPQKFVDCPL; encoded by the coding sequence ATGATGACTAACCGTCAGGCGCTGCAACGCCTGAAAGCTGACATCCAGCTTAGGGGGCTATCCAGAAACACACTCGATTCCTATACGACTCATGTTGGGATCTTCCTTAATCACTTCAAAAAACCTATCGAGAAGCTCAATGAAATGGACGTTCGAAGTTTCCTGGGACACTTGATTGTCGAAAAGAAATTATCGCCAGGCACGGTCAATGTTTACAGTGCTTCCATTCGCTTCTTCTTCGCAGTTACGCTGAACCGGACGATGAACTATCTACAAATTCCACGCCTTAAGCGGCCTAAGAAGCTACCGGAGATTTTAACGCGGAATGAAGTTGCAGAACTAATTTCCCAGACAACGAATGCCAAACACAAAGCCCTGCTCTTAATGGCGTACGGTTCCGGCTTACGAGTCAGCGAACTTGCCAGTCTCAAAACGACGGATATTGATTCGGCATCCATGCGGGTTTTGGTGCGCGGCGGCAAAGGCCAAAAGGATCGCTATACTCTTCTGCCCGAAAGCGCTTTATTCGCGTTGCGTGACTATTGGCGCAAGTACCGCCCGAAAAGCTCAGATGGATACATTTTTCCCGGAATCAAAAATGTTGGGCATATCACAACAAGCGCAGTAGCACGAGCGATTAAAGAAGCGCTTGCCAAGACAGCTATCCAAAAGAGTGTGTCGCCGCATACCCTTCGGCACTGTTTCGCCACTCACTTATTAGAGGACGGGCTAAGTCTACTCCAAATAAAGGCTTTGCTCGGACACGCCAGCATTTCCTCAACCACGATCTATCTTCATCTGGCAAACACCACGAACGGAATAACCAGTCCGGCGGACAACATGCCTCAGAAGTTTGTGGACTGCCCATTATGA
- a CDS encoding ABC transporter permease encodes MKLAECISKDGKLLLVLLAIPILVQLGLCYFLGGVYIENIPFGIANLDNSSLSRTIVQSFENHPGLDVNYYAVSEIELQDAIKAKKIIGGIIIPNNFSQDLSQKKMPKVILLIDGTNLLLANNAQGYSSAILGTFNAQFQLNIFEGKNMLPQAAKQAMAAFAFKDRTLYDPQLSYMCYLTYVATLLIIQFFYLIIYLLPALIEEKKFLANDKISLKVLILRGKSLLVRTGTMWITICISSFTGLCLCGRIYSLPVRGNILAYFILMIIFLLALTVMGLVLISFLNKQNYTYFVEFYSIIYTLFILTSGAVWPEYMMPAGFSQVVKCIWPYIHVANAWKYLSLKGIGWDILWPYIRNGLLFSIAWLVIAIFLHAFKIYRKKKNPLAN; translated from the coding sequence ATGAAACTGGCAGAATGTATAAGCAAGGACGGAAAGTTACTGTTGGTCTTATTGGCAATACCAATCCTTGTCCAGTTGGGGCTGTGTTACTTTTTGGGAGGAGTTTATATAGAAAATATACCCTTTGGGATTGCAAATCTGGATAATTCTTCACTTTCAAGAACGATCGTTCAGAGTTTTGAAAATCATCCTGGACTGGACGTCAATTATTATGCGGTTTCTGAAATTGAACTGCAGGATGCCATAAAAGCAAAAAAGATCATTGGCGGAATTATTATACCGAATAATTTCAGCCAGGATTTAAGCCAGAAGAAAATGCCCAAAGTAATTTTACTGATTGACGGTACTAACTTATTGCTCGCAAATAATGCGCAGGGCTATAGCAGTGCGATTTTAGGGACATTCAACGCACAGTTTCAGCTTAATATTTTTGAAGGTAAAAATATGCTTCCTCAGGCAGCAAAACAGGCCATGGCGGCTTTTGCCTTTAAAGACCGGACTTTATATGACCCGCAATTAAGTTATATGTGTTATTTAACGTATGTTGCCACTCTCTTGATAATTCAATTTTTCTATCTAATTATTTATCTCCTACCAGCTCTAATTGAAGAGAAAAAATTTCTGGCCAACGATAAAATCAGCTTGAAAGTGCTTATACTAAGAGGCAAGTCTCTACTGGTGCGGACCGGAACCATGTGGATCACGATCTGTATTTCCAGTTTCACCGGTTTATGCCTGTGCGGCAGAATTTACAGTTTACCGGTCAGGGGTAATATTCTGGCTTATTTTATCCTGATGATAATATTTTTACTGGCCCTGACGGTAATGGGCCTGGTACTTATATCTTTTCTGAATAAACAAAACTACACCTACTTTGTAGAATTTTATTCTATTATTTATACACTTTTTATTCTTACTTCGGGCGCTGTCTGGCCGGAATACATGATGCCGGCAGGTTTTTCCCAGGTTGTGAAATGCATCTGGCCGTATATCCATGTGGCAAATGCCTGGAAATATTTAAGTTTAAAAGGAATCGGCTGGGATATATTATGGCCCTACATCAGGAATGGCCTCTTATTTTCCATTGCCTGGCTGGTGATTGCAATTTTCCTGCATGCATTTAAAATATACCGTAAGAAAAAAAACCCTTTGGCTAATTAA
- the lepB gene encoding signal peptidase I, with product MSRIVLIMLVVITCLALFPVGLVCATTVTLNGETLQFDIPPTVENGRTLVPMRAISEALGASVIWDESTQTVIAIKDSTEVKLVIGDAAYKNGVPVKLDVPAKIINDRTMVPLRFISEAMGCTVNWDDSRQIITISSTDNPAETPPNNDDKSSKSSQQNGYLAVHYNKVFYITWTESGTKLKGEFHSFQINNGEIMSAQVPFEGTKNGPDISITVHYQTVPVIDITGSIKHGVLNLQYAENDELTKFTFRPSSLDDYTKTVDEVKKTWQDQDIYSFPGGSMEPTIPAGSCIIVKKYQNINSLKRGDIIAFKYPLDTKRVFAKRVIGLGGETISLKDSHLFINGLEVPEEYLPKDLQFSDYGPKTIPDGMYFVMGDNRNNSDDSRVWGFLPQDLITGKVIQIIDNTKNESLK from the coding sequence ATGTCGAGGATAGTTTTAATAATGTTGGTTGTGATAACATGTTTAGCCTTGTTTCCAGTGGGGTTGGTTTGTGCAACTACAGTAACACTAAACGGTGAAACCCTTCAATTTGATATACCCCCAACTGTTGAAAACGGTCGCACCTTGGTTCCGATGCGAGCAATATCTGAAGCCTTAGGTGCAAGTGTTATTTGGGACGAATCTACTCAAACGGTTATTGCAATAAAAGATAGTACTGAAGTAAAACTAGTCATCGGAGACGCTGCATATAAGAACGGTGTACCAGTAAAACTTGACGTTCCGGCAAAAATTATCAACGATAGGACAATGGTACCACTACGGTTTATATCAGAGGCTATGGGCTGTACAGTAAATTGGGATGATTCTAGACAGATAATTACTATTTCTTCTACAGATAACCCTGCTGAAACTCCACCCAACAATGATGACAAGAGTTCAAAATCCTCTCAGCAAAATGGCTATCTCGCTGTACATTATAATAAAGTGTTTTATATAACTTGGACAGAGTCAGGCACAAAACTTAAAGGGGAATTCCATAGCTTTCAAATCAATAATGGTGAAATAATGAGTGCACAAGTTCCATTTGAAGGCACTAAAAATGGTCCTGACATCAGCATAACAGTTCATTACCAAACCGTTCCTGTAATTGATATAACTGGATCTATAAAACATGGTGTATTGAATTTACAGTACGCTGAAAATGATGAACTAACAAAGTTTACTTTCAGGCCAAGTTCACTCGATGATTATACCAAGACCGTGGATGAAGTCAAAAAAACATGGCAAGACCAGGACATATATAGTTTTCCTGGTGGCTCTATGGAACCGACTATCCCTGCTGGCAGCTGTATAATAGTAAAAAAGTATCAAAATATAAATTCACTGAAACGTGGGGATATAATCGCTTTTAAGTATCCATTAGATACCAAGAGGGTATTTGCTAAGAGAGTTATTGGCCTTGGAGGCGAAACTATTTCTTTGAAGGATAGTCACCTGTTTATTAACGGACTAGAAGTGCCTGAAGAGTATTTGCCCAAGGACTTACAGTTTTCTGATTACGGCCCAAAGACGATACCTGATGGCATGTATTTTGTAATGGGTGATAACCGCAATAACAGTGATGATAGCCGTGTATGGGGGTTTTTGCCTCAAGATTTGATTACAGGTAAAGTTATACAAATAATAGATAATACAAAGAATGAAAGCTTGAAATGA